From a single Xyrauchen texanus isolate HMW12.3.18 chromosome 26, RBS_HiC_50CHRs, whole genome shotgun sequence genomic region:
- the LOC127619826 gene encoding protein mono-ADP-ribosyltransferase PARP10-like isoform X2, whose amino-acid sequence MVANLTPNVTEDMLELYFGSNRGGGADVLGVTMLADGCAKVLFKDVKSVDCVLQKSHNLEGTDLIVKPYFDFLQEVVDQSTERAQNGQGTLSEETDQNETRSSSVSALSPTASDAMTGTSFDHSVALTNNVTSLVCRTAATSSKVEPMETEPSSPKESYSFISVPDTTKHQMLSLSNLPGNLTKSHPNFEVSLKKDGVQIKGPDQLEVERLKNKVLEFLSGIAQVHLTNNTIKAEFLGREDVKTRLLLSLRGLPSTYSVSDCMVTVTSLSHSGVKQACDLIESHIAEFTVPIAREYESVLFSQECSDFLDSLDFCSAKVSDTGEMITAVTLKGIENTNRDKIVQFLSTPIQRETVLSMEPGMLTFLQLHHRDLLADMGEVILFPLETGDGLSIQGDLNACLMAEEVLRSVIDSTCTKCSVVSQPGICRFLLEEGASILAEMTAKFQVYINMEKVHWEPLEDKDIFELAWKMTPCQNIQRNSSGNSVPDITLETPVVSNPNATDANTSARIEEAKRILSVIGSDLTTEPSSLGATDMEEEDLYSDQGQDVSAMQEDNSDKPKELQTDDVLSSFTYMNTCSLEEDARLSLAIQLSMESNKRTDTDDLQKALELSKSESMPTEENMQFEKAVEMSLQDAIKLSNTAEIFVYANYTHDLVRVDIALGKKVGLKQCEEKCEHKNLRKLSIHQKRCIELIKRKHAVEINIQGTTAIISGFKDYVSEAVIDLKSFLKRTVNMMSDDEIIKSVQWVWHEQGSAAAIPYPPDAIVFIENAWKMKQKKIDILFNNQPYSIDFEKMEEHSLASGKSVPIKRKMLSAEDLYTDGTDEDYSLLSNMPEVSKVDVDSDEFQKVIKDFYDTIQEHHNRIKIIKVEKLTNKLLYDQYRLKKASMEASSSEPEVERTLYHGTSETSVKEICIHGFNRSFCGKNATVYGQGVYFAVNSALSVSDTYSPPNGDGHKFILVARVLTGDFTVGQHAMKTAPLKESSAIPVRYHSVTDKISDPTLFVIFNDTQAYPEYLITCKKIYS is encoded by the exons ATGGTGGCCAACCTGACTCCCAATGTCACAGAGGACATGCTAGAGCTCTATTTTGGAAGTAATCGTGGAGGAGGAGCAGATGTCCTAGGAGTTACCATGCTGGCAGATGGATGTGCTAAAGTGTTGTTCAAGGATGTTAAAT CTGTGGACTGTGTTCTCCAGAAATCCCATAACCTGGAAGGCACAGATTTAATCGTCAAGCCGTACTTTGACTTCCTGCAAGAGGTAGTGGATCAATCAACTGAGAGGGCTCAAAATGGACAAGGAACGTTATCAGAGGAGACAGACCAGAATGAGACTAGAAGCAGTTCTGTCTCAGCCCTCAGTCCTACTGCTTCTGATGCAATGACAGGCACTAGCTTTGATCATAGTGTTGCTCTTACAAACAACGTCACCAGTTTAGTTTGCAGAACTGCTGCAACGTCATCAAAAGTTGAGCCCATGGAGACCGAACCATCTAGTCCAAAAGAAAGTTATAGCTTCATATCTGTGCCTGACACCACCAAACATCAGATGCTCAGTTTGAGTAACTTACCAGGAAACCTCACAAAGTCTCACCCCAATTTTGAGGTCAGTCTGAAAAAAGATGGTGTCCAAATCAAAGGTCCAGACCAACTTGAAGTTGAAAGacttaaaaacaaagttttggAGTTCCTAAGTGGTATTGCACAGGTACATCTGACAAATAACACAATCAAAGCTGAGTTTCTAGGGAGAGAGGATGTTAAAACGAGGCTGCTTTTGTCCTTGAGAGGTTTACCATCAACTTACAGTGTGTCAGACTGTATGGTCACTGTAACGTCTTTGTCTCATAGCGGGGTCAAGCAGGCCTGTGACCTAATAGAGTCCCATATAGCTGAGTTTACTGTGCCAATAGCCAGAGAGTATGAGTCTGTGCTCTTCTCGCAGGAATGCTCTGACTTTCTGGATTCTCTGGACTTCTGCAGTGCTAAAGTATCTGACACCGGTGAAATGATTACTGCAGTCACCCTGAAAGGGATTGAAAACACGAATCGAGACAAGATTGTTCAGTTTCTTAGCACACCAATTCAGAGGGAGACTGTCCTCTCTATGGAGCCAGGAATGCTCACATTCCTACAACTCCATCATCGAGATCTACTGGCTGACATGGGAGAGGTCATCTTATTCCCACTGGAGACTGGAGATGGATTGAGT ATCCAGGGAGATCTGAATGCATGTCTGATGGCAGAGGAGGTGTTGAGGAGTGTTATTGACTCCACCTGCACAAAGTGCTCTGTGGTCAGTCAGCCGGGCATTTGCCGCTTCCTGCTGGAGGAGGGTGCCAGCATTCTGGCAGAGATGACGGCCAAGTTCCAGGTGTACATTAACATGGAGAAGGTGCACTGGGAACCACTAGAGGACAAA GATATATTTGAGCTGGCATGGAAAATGACTCCATGTCAAAACATTCAGAGAAATTCCTCAGGAAATTCTGTTCCGGACATCACTCTTGAAACTCCAGTTGTCAGTAATCCGAATGCAACTGATGCCAACACTTCAG CTCGTATCGAAGAAGCTAAAAGGATCCTTTCCGTCATTGGCAGTGATCTGACCACCGAACCTTCCAGTTTAGGAGCCACAGACATGGAAGAGGAAGATCTGTACTCCGATCAGGGCCAAGATGTCTCAGCAATGCAGGAAGATAACAGTGACAAACCAAAGGAACTGCAGACAGATGATGTCCTGAGCTCCTTTACATACATGAACACCTGCAGTCTAGAGGAAGACGCAAGACTCTCACTGGCGATTCAGCTATCTATGGAGAGCAACAAGAGAACGGACACTGATGATCTCCAGAAAGCTCTTGAACTTTCCAAAAGCGAATCCATGCCAACTGAGGAAAACATGCAGTTTGAGAAGGCTGTCGAGATGTCGTTGCAGGACGCAATCAAATTGTCCAATACGGCCGAGATCTTTGTTTACGCCAACTATACCCATGATCTTGTTAGGGTGGACATCGCATTGGGGAAGAAGGTGGGGCTGAAGCAGTGTGAGGAGAAGTGCGAACACAAGAATTTGCGGAAGCTTTCCATCCACCAGAAAAGATGCATAGAGCTTATTAAGAGAAAGCATGCTGTAGAGATCAACATACAAGGCACGACCGCCATCATCTCTGGCTTTAAAGATTACGTCTCTGAAGCtgttattgatttgaagagtttCCTAAAAAGGACAGTGAATATGATGAGTGATGATGAAATCATAAAGTCTGTACAATGGGTGTGGCATGAGCAGGGGTCTGCTGCAGCGATACCGTACCCACCAGATGCCATAGTGTTCATTGAGAATGCTTGGAAGATGAAACAGAAGAAGATTGATATTCTGTTCAACAATCAGCCATACAGCATTGACTTTGAGAAGATGGAGGAGCACAGTTTGGCATCTGGGAAATCTGTGCCTATTAAACGAAAAATGCTAAGTGCAGAGGACTTGTATACGGATGGTACAG ATGAAGATTACAGTCTGCTGTCCAACATGCCTGAAGTGTCCAAAGTGGATGTAGACTCAGATGAATTTCAAAAAGTGATAAAAGACTTCTATGACACCATTCAGGAACACCACAACAGAATCAAAATCATTAAG GTCGAGAAGCTGACGAACAAACTTCTGTATGACCAGTACAGGCTGAAGAAGGCCAGTATGGAGGCCAGCTCCTCTGAGCCTGAGGTGGAACGCACTCTCTACCACGGCACCAGTGAAACCAGCGTAAAGGAGATCTGTATTCATGGCTTCAACCGAAGCTTCTGTGGAAAAAATG CTACTGTGTATGGTCAGGGTGTGTACTTCGCTGTTAACTCCGCTCTTTCTGTGTCGGACACCTACTCTCCACCCAATGGAGACGGCCACAAGTTTATTTTGGTTGCCAGAGTTCTGACAGGAGACTTCACAGTGGGCCAACATGCAATGAAGACGGCTCCACTCAAAGAGAGTTCTGCCATACCTGTCAGATATCACAGCGTCACAGATAAGATCAGCGATCCAACTTTATTTGTCATCTTCAATGACACACAGGCCTATCCAGAGTACCTTATCACATGCAAGAAGATCTACAGTTGA
- the LOC127620213 gene encoding DNA-directed RNA polymerases I, II, and III subunit RPABC4-like has product MDPQKDIQPPKQQPMVYTCGECHTENEIKARDPIRCRECGYRIMYKKRTKRLVVFDAR; this is encoded by the exons ATGGATCCTCAAAAAGACATACAGCCTCCCAAACAGCAGCCAATGGTCTACACTTGTGGAG AGTGTCACACAGAAAATGAGATCAAGGCAAGAGACCCCATCAGATGCAGAGAATGTGGCTACAGAATCATGTACAAGAAAAGGACAAAAAGAT TGGTCGTATTCGATGCCCGATGA
- the LOC127619826 gene encoding protein mono-ADP-ribosyltransferase PARP10-like isoform X1, which produces MAGSSLEERTLEVLDIPDDVDDDLLWLYFENKRRSGGGDVVSLERHGNKAVMVFEEAEVAARVLAKTHVLQESTLTVRKKPPKDPGKLLLRGLNPNTSLELVELYVENLIGMESGSDFFLYPSPSKDLVLIHLQTRLSKDFQTLSDKISKKPLEGAKITLEQIESTDSIMVANLTPNVTEDMLELYFGSNRGGGADVLGVTMLADGCAKVLFKDVKSVDCVLQKSHNLEGTDLIVKPYFDFLQEVVDQSTERAQNGQGTLSEETDQNETRSSSVSALSPTASDAMTGTSFDHSVALTNNVTSLVCRTAATSSKVEPMETEPSSPKESYSFISVPDTTKHQMLSLSNLPGNLTKSHPNFEVSLKKDGVQIKGPDQLEVERLKNKVLEFLSGIAQVHLTNNTIKAEFLGREDVKTRLLLSLRGLPSTYSVSDCMVTVTSLSHSGVKQACDLIESHIAEFTVPIAREYESVLFSQECSDFLDSLDFCSAKVSDTGEMITAVTLKGIENTNRDKIVQFLSTPIQRETVLSMEPGMLTFLQLHHRDLLADMGEVILFPLETGDGLSIQGDLNACLMAEEVLRSVIDSTCTKCSVVSQPGICRFLLEEGASILAEMTAKFQVYINMEKVHWEPLEDKDIFELAWKMTPCQNIQRNSSGNSVPDITLETPVVSNPNATDANTSARIEEAKRILSVIGSDLTTEPSSLGATDMEEEDLYSDQGQDVSAMQEDNSDKPKELQTDDVLSSFTYMNTCSLEEDARLSLAIQLSMESNKRTDTDDLQKALELSKSESMPTEENMQFEKAVEMSLQDAIKLSNTAEIFVYANYTHDLVRVDIALGKKVGLKQCEEKCEHKNLRKLSIHQKRCIELIKRKHAVEINIQGTTAIISGFKDYVSEAVIDLKSFLKRTVNMMSDDEIIKSVQWVWHEQGSAAAIPYPPDAIVFIENAWKMKQKKIDILFNNQPYSIDFEKMEEHSLASGKSVPIKRKMLSAEDLYTDGTDEDYSLLSNMPEVSKVDVDSDEFQKVIKDFYDTIQEHHNRIKIIKVEKLTNKLLYDQYRLKKASMEASSSEPEVERTLYHGTSETSVKEICIHGFNRSFCGKNATVYGQGVYFAVNSALSVSDTYSPPNGDGHKFILVARVLTGDFTVGQHAMKTAPLKESSAIPVRYHSVTDKISDPTLFVIFNDTQAYPEYLITCKKIYS; this is translated from the exons ATGGCTGGTAGCAGCCTAGAGGAGAGGACTTTGGAAGTTCTGGATATTCCTGATGATGTAGATGATGACTTACTCTGGCTGTACTTTGAAAACAAGCGGCGCTCAGGAGGAGGGGATGTGGTTTCTCTGGAAAGACATGGAAACAAAGCAGTTATGGTGTTTGAAGAGGCTGAGG TTGCTGCCAGAGTTCTCGCCAAGACACATGTCCTCCAGGAATCCACATTGACAGTGCGGAAGAAACCGCCGAAGGACCCTGGAAAACTGTTGCTGAGAGGGCTCAATCCAAACACTAGTTTGGAGTTAGTGGAACTTTATGTAGAAAACCTTATTGGAATGGAGTCTGGATCGGACTTCTTTCTGTATCCGTCTCCAAGCAAGGACCTGGTTCTAATACACCTACAAACACGCTTGTCTAAAG ATTTTCAGACTCTAAGTGACAAAATTTCGAAGAAGCCTCTTGAAGGAGCAAAAATCACTCTGGAGCAGATCGAATCTACAGACTCCATTATGGTGGCCAACCTGACTCCCAATGTCACAGAGGACATGCTAGAGCTCTATTTTGGAAGTAATCGTGGAGGAGGAGCAGATGTCCTAGGAGTTACCATGCTGGCAGATGGATGTGCTAAAGTGTTGTTCAAGGATGTTAAAT CTGTGGACTGTGTTCTCCAGAAATCCCATAACCTGGAAGGCACAGATTTAATCGTCAAGCCGTACTTTGACTTCCTGCAAGAGGTAGTGGATCAATCAACTGAGAGGGCTCAAAATGGACAAGGAACGTTATCAGAGGAGACAGACCAGAATGAGACTAGAAGCAGTTCTGTCTCAGCCCTCAGTCCTACTGCTTCTGATGCAATGACAGGCACTAGCTTTGATCATAGTGTTGCTCTTACAAACAACGTCACCAGTTTAGTTTGCAGAACTGCTGCAACGTCATCAAAAGTTGAGCCCATGGAGACCGAACCATCTAGTCCAAAAGAAAGTTATAGCTTCATATCTGTGCCTGACACCACCAAACATCAGATGCTCAGTTTGAGTAACTTACCAGGAAACCTCACAAAGTCTCACCCCAATTTTGAGGTCAGTCTGAAAAAAGATGGTGTCCAAATCAAAGGTCCAGACCAACTTGAAGTTGAAAGacttaaaaacaaagttttggAGTTCCTAAGTGGTATTGCACAGGTACATCTGACAAATAACACAATCAAAGCTGAGTTTCTAGGGAGAGAGGATGTTAAAACGAGGCTGCTTTTGTCCTTGAGAGGTTTACCATCAACTTACAGTGTGTCAGACTGTATGGTCACTGTAACGTCTTTGTCTCATAGCGGGGTCAAGCAGGCCTGTGACCTAATAGAGTCCCATATAGCTGAGTTTACTGTGCCAATAGCCAGAGAGTATGAGTCTGTGCTCTTCTCGCAGGAATGCTCTGACTTTCTGGATTCTCTGGACTTCTGCAGTGCTAAAGTATCTGACACCGGTGAAATGATTACTGCAGTCACCCTGAAAGGGATTGAAAACACGAATCGAGACAAGATTGTTCAGTTTCTTAGCACACCAATTCAGAGGGAGACTGTCCTCTCTATGGAGCCAGGAATGCTCACATTCCTACAACTCCATCATCGAGATCTACTGGCTGACATGGGAGAGGTCATCTTATTCCCACTGGAGACTGGAGATGGATTGAGT ATCCAGGGAGATCTGAATGCATGTCTGATGGCAGAGGAGGTGTTGAGGAGTGTTATTGACTCCACCTGCACAAAGTGCTCTGTGGTCAGTCAGCCGGGCATTTGCCGCTTCCTGCTGGAGGAGGGTGCCAGCATTCTGGCAGAGATGACGGCCAAGTTCCAGGTGTACATTAACATGGAGAAGGTGCACTGGGAACCACTAGAGGACAAA GATATATTTGAGCTGGCATGGAAAATGACTCCATGTCAAAACATTCAGAGAAATTCCTCAGGAAATTCTGTTCCGGACATCACTCTTGAAACTCCAGTTGTCAGTAATCCGAATGCAACTGATGCCAACACTTCAG CTCGTATCGAAGAAGCTAAAAGGATCCTTTCCGTCATTGGCAGTGATCTGACCACCGAACCTTCCAGTTTAGGAGCCACAGACATGGAAGAGGAAGATCTGTACTCCGATCAGGGCCAAGATGTCTCAGCAATGCAGGAAGATAACAGTGACAAACCAAAGGAACTGCAGACAGATGATGTCCTGAGCTCCTTTACATACATGAACACCTGCAGTCTAGAGGAAGACGCAAGACTCTCACTGGCGATTCAGCTATCTATGGAGAGCAACAAGAGAACGGACACTGATGATCTCCAGAAAGCTCTTGAACTTTCCAAAAGCGAATCCATGCCAACTGAGGAAAACATGCAGTTTGAGAAGGCTGTCGAGATGTCGTTGCAGGACGCAATCAAATTGTCCAATACGGCCGAGATCTTTGTTTACGCCAACTATACCCATGATCTTGTTAGGGTGGACATCGCATTGGGGAAGAAGGTGGGGCTGAAGCAGTGTGAGGAGAAGTGCGAACACAAGAATTTGCGGAAGCTTTCCATCCACCAGAAAAGATGCATAGAGCTTATTAAGAGAAAGCATGCTGTAGAGATCAACATACAAGGCACGACCGCCATCATCTCTGGCTTTAAAGATTACGTCTCTGAAGCtgttattgatttgaagagtttCCTAAAAAGGACAGTGAATATGATGAGTGATGATGAAATCATAAAGTCTGTACAATGGGTGTGGCATGAGCAGGGGTCTGCTGCAGCGATACCGTACCCACCAGATGCCATAGTGTTCATTGAGAATGCTTGGAAGATGAAACAGAAGAAGATTGATATTCTGTTCAACAATCAGCCATACAGCATTGACTTTGAGAAGATGGAGGAGCACAGTTTGGCATCTGGGAAATCTGTGCCTATTAAACGAAAAATGCTAAGTGCAGAGGACTTGTATACGGATGGTACAG ATGAAGATTACAGTCTGCTGTCCAACATGCCTGAAGTGTCCAAAGTGGATGTAGACTCAGATGAATTTCAAAAAGTGATAAAAGACTTCTATGACACCATTCAGGAACACCACAACAGAATCAAAATCATTAAG GTCGAGAAGCTGACGAACAAACTTCTGTATGACCAGTACAGGCTGAAGAAGGCCAGTATGGAGGCCAGCTCCTCTGAGCCTGAGGTGGAACGCACTCTCTACCACGGCACCAGTGAAACCAGCGTAAAGGAGATCTGTATTCATGGCTTCAACCGAAGCTTCTGTGGAAAAAATG CTACTGTGTATGGTCAGGGTGTGTACTTCGCTGTTAACTCCGCTCTTTCTGTGTCGGACACCTACTCTCCACCCAATGGAGACGGCCACAAGTTTATTTTGGTTGCCAGAGTTCTGACAGGAGACTTCACAGTGGGCCAACATGCAATGAAGACGGCTCCACTCAAAGAGAGTTCTGCCATACCTGTCAGATATCACAGCGTCACAGATAAGATCAGCGATCCAACTTTATTTGTCATCTTCAATGACACACAGGCCTATCCAGAGTACCTTATCACATGCAAGAAGATCTACAGTTGA